TTGGAACCAGGGAAACGAGCTCTCTCTGACGCTTGGGCATTGGATACAGCTCAGAAACCGTATGTATGGCAGAGACTGAACCCTGATGGTGACCGACCAAGTGCTAGAATGTTAGTGAATTTAGTTTATTTGAATTGAATATTGTAAAAAAAAAAATGTTTCTTCAACTGAACTTTCACATTTTGATATTATTTTTTCTAGGTATGCTTCTGGCAGCGCTCGTTCTGACGGCATGTTCTTACTCTGCGGTGGAAGAGATACCTTGGGGGCGGTATACTTATTTTTATCCACTGCATTTGTTTATGTGTAGGAAGTAGTAGACTTCTCTTTTGAGGATATGGATATATAATTACGAACATCTACCTTACTGGTTCTTGGCTTATTTTGCTATATGATCTCAATTATATATTCCCTAATATATCTGCAGCCACTGGGAGATGCTTACGGTTTACTCATGCATAGAAATGGTCAGTGGGAATGGACTCTGGCTCCAGGAGTAGCTCCTTCTCCAAGATACCAACATGCGGCGGTAAACTAAATCTTACTCTAGTTTCGAAACGTATGGAAAATAAGTTCTTAAGCTTAGGCTAATAGTAGACTGCACATTGTAGCCTTAGAAACCAAGTCAACACTTGCTTGGCTTTAAGATAAAAAAGGATTAGTTAGGCGTTAAACTTCAATTACAACACAGTTCTCTAATCCTAGCCGTCATTACTGCGTTCTTTAATTGTTTCATTTCTCTCTCATCAGGTATTTGTAGGTGCAAGATTGCATGTCAGCGGTGGTGTTCTAAGAGGAGGCCGCATGATAGATGCTGAAGCAACTGTTGCAGGTATTCAACGGCTGTTTTTCTTTATTTTATTTTGTGTTTGATGTGATTAACTTTTTTTTTTGCTCACTCGCAGCCATTTTCAGAAATGGTAATTATTAAGAAATATTTATTCTTGCAGTGCTTGATACTGCTGCTGGTGTATGGTTGGATAGAAATGGGCAAGTGACTTCTGCTCGTGGCAGTAAAGGACAAGTCGATCAAGATCCTTCTTTTGAACTTATGCGTCGCTGTCGCCATGGTGCTGCATCAGTTGGCATCCGAATCTATGTACATGGTGGTCTTAGAGGAGGTAACACAAGATGCATATATGTTTATTGCAATACATGTTAGTTCTAAGGTTTGGTTAATGCCTTTCTTTGTATGACTAAGTTGCCGTAATTTTATTTCCTGGCAGATGTGTTGCTTGACGATTTTCTAGTGGCTGAAAACTCAACATTCCAGTCAGACATCAGTTCTTTGTCAGCAACCCAACAAAGCTCCACTCCCAGGTTTTCTTATGCCGCACGACCTCCTTCAGGCTCTGAACCAGTACTTTCCTTATCCGAAGGACTGAGGTTTATCCCGTTTCACATACTATTTTTGGTTTTGTGATTAACTCTATCATTACATGTCTTTCTTTTCTCCTTTGACAATATCAGATTGGATGAAAATTCCATGGAGAAATTGACGGAGGCTTCTGCAGCGGAAGCAGAGGTGGCTAGTTCTGTTTGGCGAGCTGCGCAATTAGATTCTACTTCTCTAGATGAAGAACCCTCCGCATCTGATGGCAGCTCGCCAACAGTAGAAACCACTAGTGACGGTCCTGAAACTGAAGGAGATGTCCGGCTTCATCCAAGAGCTGTATGTTAAATATCTCTATTGGTTCTATTATACCTTTTTAAATAGAATTTTGCTCTCATACCAAGAGCTGATTATCTTTGGTTGCTTCGTTTGGTGTACTTCTCAACATATTGTTTACTTCAAACTTCAAATGGATGTTATATCTATTTGCTCACCAAAATGGCCTTACTACCTCATTTTATAGGTTGTGGTAGCAAAGGAGACGGTCGGAAGTCTAGGCGGCATGGTAAGACAGCTAAGCTTGGATCAGTTTCAAAATGAGAGCCGGCGGATGGTTCCCATGAATAATAGCGATGTGCCACAACCCACCAAGAAGATCACGAGACAGAAGTCTCCTCAAGGTCTGCATAAAAAGGTATGATTTCTTCTTTTTTTTTTTGAATAGCAGGAGGTTACTACCATACATGTAATATTAGTTTCGTCCCAGCTGTCCTCTTGAACAGGGGACCTCTGACACAATGACCAGCTAACATCTACTAATATCTTGTTGCTTGCAGGTCATTTCTGCTTTGTTGAGACCAAGAAACTGGAAACCTCCTGGCAACAGGAAGTTTTTCTTGGATTCGTACGAAGTTGGGGAACTCTGTTATGCTGCTGAACAAATATTTATGCATGAACAAACGGTTCTTCAGCTAAAAGCTCCTATCAAAGTCTTTGGTGATCTCCATGGGCAATTCGGAGATTTGATGCGGTTGTTTGATGAGTATGGGTTTCCCTCAACAGCTGGAGATATCACGTAAGTCTGAGCACACGATTGAATAATTTGAGTGAAAAAAATAATCACTAATCCATTAAACTTATTATCCTCAGGTACATTGATTATTTATTTTTGGGAGATTATGTCGACCGTGGGCAACACAGCCTGGAGACTATAACTTTGCTGCTTGCATTGAAGGCAAGACGGTTTCATATTACTAGTGTCACTTGGATTCTGCGTCATGGGTTTATGATCCTGAGATGTTCCTTTGCAGATAGAATATCCGGAGAATTTTCACTTGATTCGTGGAAATCACGAGGCTGCTGATATCAATGCCCTATTTGGCTTCCGTCTGGAGTGCATAGAAAGAATGGTAACTTTGTCTCTGTCAATTATTTGTCTTTATCTTTAGCTTATCTGCTTGGACTAAGCCTGCTCTTTACTTATACAAGGGAGAGAGTGATGGGATATGGGCATGGACAAGATTCAATCAACTCTTCAATCATCTTCCCCTCGCTGCACTCATCGAGAATAAAATTATATGTATGCATGGTGGGATTGGGAGGTCAATCAGTACAGTGGAACAGATCGAAAAAATCGAAAGGCCCATAACAATGGATGCTGGATCCCTTGTTCTTATGGATTTATTATGGTAATACGTCCTTTCTGCTCCTGCTTTAAATATTGATCACTAATATTTTGAAGTACAGGTCTGATCCTACAGAGAACGATAGTATAGAGGGTTTGAGACCAAACGCTAGAGGACCCGGTCTTGTCACCTTTGGGGTAAAAACACATTCTCTTATCGTCCCTTTTCATTACTATAATCTTTTTTGGGGGCCAATCACTGAGGGCATAAATGTTGATATTGCAGCCTGATAGAGTTACAGAGTTCTGTAAG
The DNA window shown above is from Brassica oleracea var. oleracea cultivar TO1000 chromosome C3, BOL, whole genome shotgun sequence and carries:
- the LOC106335742 gene encoding serine/threonine-protein phosphatase BSL1, which produces MAAKPWLHPAPQYKTLETFWDDEDDAPGPRCAHTLTAVAATKTHGPRLILFGGATAIEGGNSSVPGIRLAGVTNTVHSYDVLTRKWTRLKPAGEPPSPRAAHAAAAVGTMVVFQGGIGPAGHSTDDLYVLDMTNDKYKWHRVVVQGEGPGPRYGHVMDLVSQRYLVTVTGNDGKRALSDAWALDTAQKPYVWQRLNPDGDRPSARMYASGSARSDGMFLLCGGRDTLGAPLGDAYGLLMHRNGQWEWTLAPGVAPSPRYQHAAVFVGARLHVSGGVLRGGRMIDAEATVAVLDTAAGVWLDRNGQVTSARGSKGQVDQDPSFELMRRCRHGAASVGIRIYVHGGLRGDVLLDDFLVAENSTFQSDISSLSATQQSSTPRFSYAARPPSGSEPVLSLSEGLRLDENSMEKLTEASAAEAEVASSVWRAAQLDSTSLDEEPSASDGSSPTVETTSDGPETEGDVRLHPRAVVVAKETVGSLGGMVRQLSLDQFQNESRRMVPMNNSDVPQPTKKITRQKSPQGLHKKVISALLRPRNWKPPGNRKFFLDSYEVGELCYAAEQIFMHEQTVLQLKAPIKVFGDLHGQFGDLMRLFDEYGFPSTAGDITYIDYLFLGDYVDRGQHSLETITLLLALKIEYPENFHLIRGNHEAADINALFGFRLECIERMGESDGIWAWTRFNQLFNHLPLAALIENKIICMHGGIGRSISTVEQIEKIERPITMDAGSLVLMDLLWSDPTENDSIEGLRPNARGPGLVTFGPDRVTEFCKKNKLQLIIRAHECVMDGFERFAQGQLITLFSATNYCGTANNAGAILVVGRGLVIVPKLIHPLPPPILSPENSPEHSGDDAWMQELNIQRPPTPTRGRPQPDFDRSSLAYI